The window ATGAGGTCGCGGTCTTCGCTGAGAATGTCCGCCAATGGAATGCGACGGGCGCTGGAGGACTGCAGGGCCTCGTAGTCGATAGCGAAGAAGATGGAGTTGAGCAGGCGAGGTTGGATCATGTCCTGAATGAGATCCGCGTACTTCTTGGAGTGGCGGTTCTTGACGATCCACAGCAGCACCGGCTCCTTGAGGTTCTGCTCGGTCTGCCAGCGGATGAGCGTCTCCTTGATCTCGTCGCCGAAGCCGTTTTCGATCAGGAAGTTGATGCAGTCGGTGGTGAACTTGCCGGAGCTGTTCTTGAGCAGGTTGAAACAGATTTCCTTCCAGTCGGCGGGGTGGGAGGCCTTGATGGCTTTCAGGGCGCGGCCCTGCTGGTTGGTAGGCAGTTCGTCGATCAATGCGTCGAGGCCTTGGATGTCGGAGAGGATCTGAACTACGGAGGGTTCGAAGTCTTCCACATTCACATCCAGCAAGCGGGCGAAGTCGTTTCGGATCCAGGCGCCCTTCAGCTTTTCGGCCGAGGTGAGCTGGTTGGACTCGCGCACTGCAGTCGCCAGCGTGTGAAGGATCAAGCCCAGCTGATCGCGCAATTCCTCCAGGTGATCGCCTGCGGTCTCGAGCAGCTTCTCCGCGAGCACCACGCGTCGCTTGGCGGATTGGGTGGCGTTGTAGTCCTCGATGATTTCCTCTTCCAGGGTGACCGGTTCCTCGCGCAGCACGTACATGCCAGTCTTGCGGGCGGGCACGGAGATGCGTGGGTCCTTGTTGAGCAGCTTCTTGGTGGCGGTCCACCATTTCTTGTACTTGATCGGTCCGATGACGCGTGCGAGCACGCTCTCGATCTCCGCGGTGCTGGCGGCGAAATTCTGGTACTGCTTGAGCAGCTCGACGATGAGCTCGGTGGGCTTGTTGGAAACGAGGTCTTCTACGGCGGCCGGTTCCAGCTCCTTGCGCACCAGCAGGTGGTCCGGCTTGAGGACCTGCATGGTGCCGACGCAGAATCCCGGGTCCATGCGGTGGCCCTGCTTGTCTTCGAAGTCGATGACCAACTTCTTGTCGGCTGCGTCGTAGTCCTTGATCTGACCGAAGCCCCAGCTCTGATGGATGCAGTAGTTTCCTGGCTGCATCGACTCGAGCTTGGCCTTTGCTGCTTTCAGCTCGGGCTTTCTTGATATGATTTCTGTTACGGCTTCTTCGTTCATCTTTGTGTAAAGAGACTAAAGATTTAACAGAGACGTCTTTTTTAGCAGTTGTCAATGAGACAGCTCGTTCATCAAGGTTCGCCCTAGTAGGATGAAGAACGATTCATGGAGTTTAGCGGTAGAGATGGTGTCGGAATTCCTTAGGAAACCTGCCCGCTTGTCGCACCTGATGGAGCGCCTGCCGCCGGATTTGGACCGCGGAACGAGAAGAACTTGTCAGTCGCTGCTTTATGGAACCGTCAGGCACTTGAGCTTGCTGCAAAAGGCCTTGGGCGAGTGTTTGCGCAAGCGTCCGAAACCGCCCGTGATGGCCTGTCTGCTGGTGGCTTCGCTGGAGCTGATGCAGCGCCCGGAAAACAAGGCGAAGATTGTTCATTTCGCGGTGGGAAAAATGGGGCGTCGTTTCGGTCCGCCCCAGAAATCACTGGCGAACGCGGTGCTGCGCAAGGTGTCGCTCCGCCTGCCGGAGCTCCTTTCGGGGGGAGCGGACACGGCGGAGGACATGAGCTGGCGGTACAGCCACCCGCAATGGCTGGTCCAGCGTTTCCTGGATCAGTTTGGAAAGGAGGATGCGCAGGCCTTGCTCCGCTGGAACCAGCGAGAGGCGGAGGTGTTCGCCCGTTGGCAAGGGGAGCCAGAGCCCAGCGGGGCTCTTGACGAAACGCAGTGGAGCGGATTTTTTCGCGTCCGTCGAGAGGGATGGGCCGAAGTGGAGCGCTTGCTTCAGGAGGGCAGGCTCTACGTGCAGAACCCGGGCGCTCGAATCGCTCCCGAGCTGCTGGCCCAAGGGTTCTCAGGCGGGCGCGTCCTGGACCTTTGCTCGGCGCCGGGGGGGAAGTCGCTCTTGATCGATTCGCTGCTTGGTCCGGAGCTCGAGGAAATCGTGGCTTTCGATTTGGCCGGCCCGCGTTTCGAAAAGATGCTGGAGAATCTTCGACGCTATCGATCCCGTCGGATCCGAGCGGTGGCGGGAGATGTGGAAAGCCTATCGCCTGAGGCCCTCGGGACCTTCGAAGCGGTTTTGCTCGATACGCCATGCAGCAATACGGGTGTGCTGCAGCACAAGGTGGATGCTCGCTGGCGCTTGAAGCCGGAAGACCTGCAGGCGCTGACCGAGCTGCAGCTCCGCTTTCTCAAACGAGCGGCGCCCTGCGTGGCGGACGGAGGCGCTCTTATCTACAGCACTTGCAGCATCGATCGAGAGGAGAACGAAGCGGTCGTCGAGCGATTTCTCGAATCCGCCGAGGGTCGAGGCTTCGTGATCGAAAGTGGCGTCGTATCGATGCCGTGGGTACACGGGCACGACGGATCCGGCGCGTTCCGAATGCGTCGCGAAGGTCCGGCCTAGTTCCAGAGATCGACCTCGCCGCCGGGGGACGACGCGCGCGTTGCGGTCTTGGCGGGCGCGCTTCGCCGAGCGGGCGGGGCGAAGGGCGAAGGAGCTGACTGAGACGAGCGGGCTCGGGAGGCTCTGGAGAAGGCTTGGGCGATGCCGGCCAGACCCATCAGTTCTCCCACCACTTGATCGAGCTTGTTCGATTGGACCTGCAGGTCCGAGCAGGAGGATACGGTTCGTTCGGCGAACTCCTTGCTCTGCTCCGTGTTGTGCGTGAGCTGGGCGATGGATGAAGTGATCTCCTCGATGCTTGCCGCTTGTCGGCTGGTATCCTGAGCGATGCTGCGGATGTGCTCGCTCACTTCTTTCATCATAGAGGAGACCTCGTCGAAGGCTTCGCAGGTTCGTCGCACGATCTCTGTGCCGGAATCGATCTTATGAGCCGAGTTTTCGATCAGCTGCGAGCTGTTGTTGGCGGCCTCTGCGGATCGACCGGCGAGATTGCGCACTTCGTCCGCCACGATGGCGAAACCGGACCCCGCTTCGCCCGCTCGGGCCGCTTCGACCGCGGCGTTGAGGGCGAGCAGGTTGGTCTGGAACGCGATATCGTTGATGGTTTGGATGATTTTCTTTGTTTCTTCGCCAGAGGTGGCGATCTGCTCCATGGATGCGTTCAGCTCCAAGATGGTTTCTCGGGTGCTCTCGAAGCGTTGGAAGCAGCGCTCGGTGATTTCGTCAGCGGATTGGGAATTCCCGGCGGTCGCCTGGGTCATTTCCGCCTGCTCCAGCATGGACTCGCGAGCGGTGTTGAGGGTTTGCACTGCGGTGGAGCTGGTATCGGCGGAGTCCTTGGCGGACCTCACGAGGTTGCCCGAGGTTTCTCCGACGCAGTCGGAGCTCTTGTTGAGCTGATCGAGCGCCTTGGAAAACACCTTGCCCATGCGGGTGGAAGCGAGCCCGCCAAAGACGGCGATCGCGACGGCGACCGCGAGGTTGAGGATGGAGAAGCTGGTGATGTTGGTGGCGAGCGAGCTGAACCCGTCGATGGTTTCGCCCAGCGATGCCTGATAGACGGCGGCCACTTCGGCCTCGCCTTTGGAGAGGGAGGATCGAAGCGCTTCGTTCAGTTTGGGGACTTCCCCGTCCCATAGCTCGATGGCTTCGAAGAACATGTCCTGCTTGAGCAAGTCGCGCACTTCGCTTGTCTTGGAGGCGTAGGCTTCGAAGGCGGAGCGGATGCTGGCGACGGTGCTGGCGTTCGAACTCGAGGAGATCTTCTCTTCGAGGGAATCGATGATGCTCACGGCCTCGCGAGCCAGGGCGAGCGACTCGTTTTCCTTGCTCCTTTTTATCTCTTCGCTCTGGCCGAAGATGTAACCAAGGTTTGCGATCTCGAAGCGCAGCGAAGTCTGCTTGAGGTCGTTGAGTAGTTGTTGGCTGGGTACGCTCTCCTGCTGGAACTGGTCTACGATGTTTTCGCCGTTTCGTATGGAGTTGAACATGTAGAGCCCCTCTCCGACGATGAGAAGGGCCAGCAAAGTGAGCATGCCAGTGATGAGTCTGAAACAGGTTCTCAGGTTGATTCGCAGCTTGGAATTCATCTTGTTCGAGTGTGGGTGACGTTGGTTCGCAAGGAAGCGCCCGAGCGGGATCGCTGGGCGCTGACGGTCGGGTCGCTAGTTGACCTTCTTCACCGAAGCGAGGTCTGCGGAGTCGTCGCAAATGCCGATCGCTCCTGGATTGCTTTGCACGAAAGCGACCACTTCGGCGCCGCTTTCGAGCTGCTCCGGCATGGTGCCGCGTCCGGAAAACGCCAGTCGCTGCCAATGGCTCTTGAAGCGCGACTGGTTCATGCGAGCGTAGCTTTCCAAAAGGGCGTCGGCGGTTTCGCTTCCTTTCAGTACGGCGATTTTGACCTGCTGGCCGTTTTCCCAGTGCTGTCGTTTTCCGACCAGCACGGAGGCGATCTTTTCCTGATCCAGCGAATCGTTGTTCGAGGCATTGACCACGACGGCTCCACCGGCGTGTAGCAAGCTTGCGAATACAGTCGTGGCGAGGACTGCGAATGCGGTTTTGAAAATCGTTTTCATATCGGTAGAGGGATTGTTCCGTTTTCGGCGATGAGGGCCCATTAGAACGTGAAGGTGCTCTTGGCGGCGAAGAGGGTCCAATCGTCGACTGGATTCGGATTCTGGCCGAGCTGGTTGAAGAGTCGGCTCATGCCGTCCATGAAGTGGACCTCGGCTTTTAGGGTCCAGTAGTCGGTGGCGTCGTAGCGGAGAGAGAA of the Pelagicoccus sp. SDUM812003 genome contains:
- a CDS encoding methyl-accepting chemotaxis protein — translated: MNSKLRINLRTCFRLITGMLTLLALLIVGEGLYMFNSIRNGENIVDQFQQESVPSQQLLNDLKQTSLRFEIANLGYIFGQSEEIKRSKENESLALAREAVSIIDSLEEKISSSSNASTVASIRSAFEAYASKTSEVRDLLKQDMFFEAIELWDGEVPKLNEALRSSLSKGEAEVAAVYQASLGETIDGFSSLATNITSFSILNLAVAVAIAVFGGLASTRMGKVFSKALDQLNKSSDCVGETSGNLVRSAKDSADTSSTAVQTLNTARESMLEQAEMTQATAGNSQSADEITERCFQRFESTRETILELNASMEQIATSGEETKKIIQTINDIAFQTNLLALNAAVEAARAGEAGSGFAIVADEVRNLAGRSAEAANNSSQLIENSAHKIDSGTEIVRRTCEAFDEVSSMMKEVSEHIRSIAQDTSRQAASIEEITSSIAQLTHNTEQSKEFAERTVSSCSDLQVQSNKLDQVVGELMGLAGIAQAFSRASRARSSQSAPSPFAPPARRSAPAKTATRASSPGGEVDLWN
- the greA gene encoding transcription elongation factor GreA, yielding MNEEAVTEIISRKPELKAAKAKLESMQPGNYCIHQSWGFGQIKDYDAADKKLVIDFEDKQGHRMDPGFCVGTMQVLKPDHLLVRKELEPAAVEDLVSNKPTELIVELLKQYQNFAASTAEIESVLARVIGPIKYKKWWTATKKLLNKDPRISVPARKTGMYVLREEPVTLEEEIIEDYNATQSAKRRVVLAEKLLETAGDHLEELRDQLGLILHTLATAVRESNQLTSAEKLKGAWIRNDFARLLDVNVEDFEPSVVQILSDIQGLDALIDELPTNQQGRALKAIKASHPADWKEICFNLLKNSSGKFTTDCINFLIENGFGDEIKETLIRWQTEQNLKEPVLLWIVKNRHSKKYADLIQDMIQPRLLNSIFFAIDYEALQSSSARRIPLADILSEDRDLIPDLLGTADSETAKDLANNLLLNQGFEELTKKSLLARFIKLFPTVQSLLESDETQQSQGLMVSKESYEKAVSELEDLVQKKIPENSKAIAEARELGDLKENSEYKMAKQDQQVLMSRRNLLEADLQKAQITDFTSATTSNAGIGSVVTLNDEDGNEVTYTILGAWDSDPANQIISYQTPLGKSLLGKTVGDEVVLKIEDTESKLTVASIARYVDLVKS
- a CDS encoding RsmB/NOP family class I SAM-dependent RNA methyltransferase, which encodes MKNDSWSLAVEMVSEFLRKPARLSHLMERLPPDLDRGTRRTCQSLLYGTVRHLSLLQKALGECLRKRPKPPVMACLLVASLELMQRPENKAKIVHFAVGKMGRRFGPPQKSLANAVLRKVSLRLPELLSGGADTAEDMSWRYSHPQWLVQRFLDQFGKEDAQALLRWNQREAEVFARWQGEPEPSGALDETQWSGFFRVRREGWAEVERLLQEGRLYVQNPGARIAPELLAQGFSGGRVLDLCSAPGGKSLLIDSLLGPELEEIVAFDLAGPRFEKMLENLRRYRSRRIRAVAGDVESLSPEALGTFEAVLLDTPCSNTGVLQHKVDARWRLKPEDLQALTELQLRFLKRAAPCVADGGALIYSTCSIDREENEAVVERFLESAEGRGFVIESGVVSMPWVHGHDGSGAFRMRREGPA